Proteins encoded together in one Coffea arabica cultivar ET-39 chromosome 2c, Coffea Arabica ET-39 HiFi, whole genome shotgun sequence window:
- the LOC113726033 gene encoding nonsense-mediated mRNA decay factor SMG7-like yields MEHEATAMHKDQWQKQDNFLEVLNIEKQLLALIHSKGLLHKDVQELYRKVRTAYQSIILNDYDVVDLQEVEYFLWKLHYKHIVEFRKSMRQHWMSGESTKGETSPVDIDSQGNINRYVDGFKTFLSEATDFYSNLTKAFREVCGLPGEVFLYNKGDSSFSTEQMKLSKCHFACHRFLICLGDLARYGELCKKQDASKWSVAFTYYLEASRIWPASGNPHNQLALLATYVGDAFLALYHCTRSLAVKEPFPDAWNNLMLLFEENGSSHLSSLSSETHIDLLKPFEKVSLQAAPQSLTGSSNKSNLETNNIFSTAKTELWPLFVRLISFFLGRSSLEEFESTLSSSVEHLESLVLLDDEQLKAALESYKLMDSSRKGPYRALQLVSIFIFILHNLTESPQNEKLNENDKQQKSGLTQLALIATYICIARLLERCLKCNQLEKCLLLPAVLVFVEWLVGALDEVEKYAADDKVMSAMSYFFSALADLLNRFNIGEGETACDKSALWEDHELRGFEPMANAHASLDFTSTHWEWMATLDSKRSHRIFHAGMRIVNRSANNKQWIFCDKKGLKFFTFGSMELLGQGKTVGVSNLNVKVKEVDEQISRNVEVHEQDSLGETQPQRCQKSVPVSTEEEEVILFNPITRHNSAPLYKYITENDHMYREGLKEPALSADECLRRATSMFIGKNQPRSDRASFSPDATNVKYNKPLKESATYPAGPPSLSAWVFDRDKLDYEPEKGIKNFTKHELTPIQETAFESLTGLLHDRTRDSVAGPAHVSAAAQTLSPPTYVAPVPSAPLLPDDATWSRGNLPSFPEYKSALGSRETDGILGAPPVSGYSNGSAPHGPLDFSPVLPGLVHGYPPLLGMSSSEWLYHYRNNHKLDQTSTLFWPVHMNGPGPLSSFQTNDLSRFDLFSQWGNPLASTPTFYMESPQLHPGSSLVYSAGDPQKDSLLSYQRASPFVCGAVTDPRPEQQPLLHYLKEKEWQLHSPQFRGSAFMGN; encoded by the exons ACATTGTTGAGTTTCGCAAAAGCATGAGGCAACATTGGATGAGTGGAGAGAGTACAAAAGGGGAAACTTCCCCAGTTGACATTGACTCACAGGGCAACATCAATAGATATGTGGATGGATTCAAGACATTCCTGTCTGAAGCAACTGACTTCTATAGCAATTTGACCAAGGCTTTCAGAGAAGTTTGTGGTCTGCCAGGGGAGGTGTTCCTGTATAACAAAGGAGACAGTTCATTTTCTACTGAACAAATGAAATTGAGCAAGTGTCACTTTGCATGCCACCGCTTTCTAATATGTCTTGGGGATCTTGCTAGATATGGCGAGCTTTGTAAGAAACAGGATGCTTCTAAATGGTCGGTTGCGTTTACTTACTACTTAGAAGCAAGCAGGATATGGCCAGCTAGCGGGAATCCCCATAATCAA CTGGCACTGTTAGCAACTTATGTTGGCGATGCTTTCCTGGCATTGTACCACTGCACGAGAAGTTTAGCTGTTAAAGAACCTTTCCCTGATGCATGGAATAACCTTATGCTACTCTTTGAAGAG AACGGGTCATCCCATCTGTCTTCGCTTTCCAGTGAGACACACATCGATTTGTTAAAGCCATTTGAAAAAGTCTCCTTGCAGGCCGCACCACAGTCTCTCACTGGATCTTCAAACAAGAGTAACTTGGAAACTAACAACATCTTTTCTACTGCAAAAACTGAACTCTGGCCCCTCTTTGTGAGATTGATAAGTTTTTTCCTTGGGAGATCCAG TTTGGAGGAATTCGAAAGCACTCTTTCTTCCAGTGTCGAACATTTGGAATCTTTGGTACTTTTAGATGATGAGCAACTAAAAGCTGCTTTGGAGTCATATAAGCTGATGGATTCATCCAGAAAAGGCCCTTATCGTGCACTTCAACTTGTTTCAATATTCATCTTCATCTTACATAACCTTACAGAAAGCCCTCAGAATGAGAAGCTGAATGAAAATGACAAGCAGCAGAAATCTGGGCTGACCCAATTGGCTCTAATTGCTACATATATTTGTATTGCTCGCCTTCTTGAGAGATGTCTAAAGTGCAATCAACTGGAGAAGTGTCTGCTTTTGCCTGCTGTGCTGGTCTTTGTTGAATGGCTGGTTGGAGCACTTGATGAAGTAGAAAAATATGCTGCCGATGACAAAGTTATGAGTGCCATGTCCTACTTTTTTAGTGCTCTTGCTGATCTTCTCAACCGATTTAATATAGGAGAGGGTGAAACTGCTTGCGATAAATCTGCTCTTTGGGAAGATCATGAATTGAGGGGTTTTGAGCCAATGGCCAATGCACATGCCTCTCTGGATTTTACGAGTACTCACTGGGAATGGATGGCGACTTTGGATTCAAAACGTTCGCATCGGATCTTTCATGCAGGAATGAGGATTGTGAACAGATCTGCTAATAATAAACAGTGGATTTTTTGTGACAAAAAAGGATTGAAATTCTTTACCTTTGGGTCAATGGAACTTTTAGGCCAAGGAAAAACAGTAGGGGTATCTAATTTAAATGTTAAAGTCAAGGAGGTGGATGAACAGATTAGTAGAAATGTAGAAGTACATGAACAAGATTCTCTTGGGGAAACTCAACCTCAACGTTGTCAAAAGAGTGTACCTGTTTCCACTGAAGAGGAAGAAGTCATTCTCTTCAACCCTATTACACGACATAACTCAGCACCACTCTATAAATATATCACTGAAAATGACCATATGTATAGAGAAGGATTGAAGGAGCCTGCTTTATCTGCTGATGAATGCTTGCGCCGAGCAACATCAATGTTCATTGGGAAAAACCAGCCACGAAGTGATCGAGCAAGTTTTTCTCCTGATGCCACAAATGTGAAGTACAACAAACCATTGAAGGAGTCAGCAACTTACCCTGCTGGACCTCCCTCTCTTAGTGCCTGGGTGTTTGATAGGGATAAATTAGATTATGAGCCAGAGAAAGGGATCAAGAACTTCACTAAACATGAGTTGACGCCGATTCAGGAAACAGCTTTTGAATCCTTGACTGGTCTATTACATGACAGAACTAGGGACTCTGTTGCTGGTCCCGCTCATGTCTCTGCAGCCGCCCAAACTCTTTCTCCTCCTACATATGTCGCTCCGGTGCCTTCAGCTCCTTTATTGCCGGATGATGCTACTTGGTCTAGGGGTAACTTGCCAAGTTTTCCTGAGTATAAGAGTGCACTTGGTAGTAGGGAGACAGACGGCATTCTTGGTGCTCCACCTGTAAGTGGATACTCGAATGGTTCTGCACCTCATGGACCATTGGATTTTAGCCCTGTTCTTCCAGGATTAGTCCATGGATACCCTCCACTACTGGGAATGAGTTCTTCGGAATGGCTTTATCACTACAGAAACAATCACAAGCTTGATCAAACCAGTACTCTTTTCTGGCCAGTTCACATGAATGGACCAGGACCTCTATCAAGTTTCCAGACAAATGATCTCTCAAGGTTTGATCTTTTCAGTCAATGGGGAAATCCTTTGGCTTCTACTCCAACCTTCTATATGGAGAGCCCCCAGTTGCATCCAggttcttctcttgtttacagTGCAGGTGACCCACAAAAAGATAGCCTCCTTTCTTACCAAAGGGCATCTCCTTTTGTTTGTGGTGCTGTTACCGATCCAAGACCTGAGCAACAGCCACTTCTTCATTACCTCAAAGAGAAAGAATGGCAACTGCATTCTCCTCAGTTCAGAGGTTCTGCATTTATGGGAAACTGA